The stretch of DNA GTCCGAAAGGATATTTTTTAACTCCGTATTCATCGGTCAGACGTACGTCAATCAAAAGGGTGTTATCAGGCACATCGGGTCTGATCCCGAATATATATTCAAATAAATCGGAAGTAGGAACCAACGCCGTCCAACCTAAAAACTCGCTCAGGCTCCTGCCGCCAACTGCTTCCGGAGCATAATTCTCCCACAGCTTTCCAGTCTCATTAAATACTTCTACAACATTCAGCACATGATTCATAGCTATTTCATGAGCCAAAGCATTTTCTCCGAATTTTGTAAGACCTTTCAGTACCATATAATTGGTAGAAGCCCATATAGCACCTCTCCAGTATCCTCCATCGGCATCATAACCCGGTGCGTCTGCCGACAAGGTAGGAACACGATGAACTCTTTTAAATTTTTTCGGATCGTTCAGATGTCCTATGAACCGTTCTTTCCCGTCTGCCGGAACAACATCGGCCAATAAACTCCAATATGCTGCTATACTTTGTACATAATTTAAAGAACCGTCCCTGTACCGGTCATAAAAGAATGCGGTTTTGTCATCCCACATATTTTTCTGTACATACTGTGTCAACATTTTCACTTCATCTTCAATGTCTTTAACATCATTTTCGCGACCCAATATACCAGCCATCCGGATCAGTATCTTACCACAAAATATTTGTTGCATATTGATATCTATCCAGGACATAAATCCGGTACTGAAACGCGGATCATACTGTTCTCCTTCCGGAAGCCGGGGCTGATTATCCATTCCACACCCCCAACCGCTTGAAAAATAAGAACCGTCAGGCCATGACCTGTAAGTCCTGTACCACTGGTAATAGGCAAGCAGGGGAGAGAAAACAGCTTTCAACCGTTCCTTATCTCCGAATGACTGATAATATTCCCATTCTGCCCAAGGCATTATATTAGGACCGGTACTGGAGACATCAAATTTTGCAAAACAGTCTGTTCCGTCATCCATGGATATTTCACGGCATATAAAACCATCCTTGTGTTGTTTACAATAAAAATTATCCAATGACCTGATATATTTGAATGCATTGTTCGCATACCGGCCATACATCGTCATGAAACAACCATCCCACATAAAAATATTTTTATTTACAAACGGTGGGAAAATATAAGGCGATACGAATCCGTTTTCTTTAGTAACCTGACGCATATTTGAAAAAGATTTCTTCCAGGTTTCCCAATAACAATTGATCACATCCGGTCTTGCCGGCCACGACGGTTCGGGAAGCAGAGGTTTAGCTTCTTCAAAAGCCGGAGGTTCCGCAAAATCTGCATCTATTTTTAAAAACTGGTTTTCTTCCACATATTTATTGGGAATGCTAGTATCAAAATAATGCTGACTATATGCCGTAGTACATCCGGCACAAATAAATAAAGCCAACATATTTATTAACGGTCTTTTCATCTCTCGTATATATTTATTTCTCTCAATTATAAATTTATCGTATTAAACACAAACAGAACAATCAGTCGGTAACGGTCGTATGCCATTCATCTACCCACATCATCGGCTCGATATTTCCATCGGCATCAAAAACCAATGGCCGTCCCCAGTACTGCTGATCATGCCCCTTGACATTATCGGAAGCCGACCCCCATAAATCACCCATCCAGATATATTCTATACCTTTAGTCGTTTCTAACGGCATTACGAAAGTTTGCTGGGCCGGGATCATTGGTGTAGAATGCGCCGGATCAATATTATTGATATAAGCAAATACCTTATCTTCCGGTTTTATAATTTTATTATCCGGACCGTACATGTTAATCTCATTAATGAATATCTCATTATAAGGGTAATTAGCGGATGCCTTGAGCATAAAAGACTTCAAGCCGGCAGCTTTAAATTTAAGCGTTATGATATTATACATAGAAGTACGTTCAACAGATGTTTCCGTCACTATCTCGTGCCATTCCCCATTTTGTCTGGTCAACAATTCAAATTGCGGTACCGCGATATCATCATGACGTTTAAGAGATAAAGTATCACCGCAATATGTGCCGGAACGGTTGCCGGTGAACTGATATATCTGCAAATGTTCTATCTGACACTCATTATAAAAATCGATCTGCACCGGACTAAATGAATTATCCGGTCGCCGGCCTATCATCGAATACATATTAGGAGCAATCATACCGTCGGTAAGCGCCGGAGCGGGAACACCCGGAAACCGGTTTATATTGCCTTTAAACTGAAAACCCGACATAGGTTTATCGGATATGTGTACCCTGACTCCCGAACCTTCGTTACAAAAACAGCAAGTCTGGTCGATCAGAAAATAATATTTGCCGTCTCTTTTAAACATGGCACTAGCTTCGCAGCCTTCGGTCAAATAGCCGCTGTTTTCTAAAGTCGATTTGAGATAATTATCACTTAGTTTTTCTATTGAACCTTTATGTCCTTCTATCGTATTATATAAAATATAAGCAGTATCATCATCATCTACGAAAAGAGCCAGATCTCCGACACCATATTTAGAATTCAATACTTTTACATCTGTATTAACGATTTTAAAAGGCCCCTCCGGCTTATCGGAGACTGCCACTCCGAATTTGCCGTCCCATAATACCGGATACCAGTTATACCACAAAACATATTTTTTTGTCTTTTTATTGTAAATAACATGAGGCCTGTAATAATAGCCTGACGGAGGATTTTCAAGTAACCGCCCTTCTCTTCTCCAATTCATCATATCGCTGGAACTGTAACACTGGTAATAACTATTCCGTGAAAAACCGGACGTATTTCCATAAGCGGTTCCATACCAGTAAAAACGGTTTCCGTACTTAACTATACGTCCGTCATGCGCATCAACAATGTTGCCGTCGGTGTCCACTCTGGACTTCAGATTATTGATAACGATCTCTTTCTGAGCAAGTAGCAGTCCGGAAAAGAAAAAAGAAAAAATAAGAATCAATATTTGTTTCATGTTCGTTGTTATATTACTATTTCAATTCAATCAAAAACTCGTTTCTGGCATTACCGGATCATAAAGGTTCTATCCGGAACGAATAGCTTAAAGGAACATTGGCCGGAATCATATATTGGGTTAACGGCAGCGGACCGCAGCTTGCATTACCCAACCCTTGCTGTACACAATCTATATTCACATAAATCTCCGGTTTCCGCACCTTATCTAAATCAAAATCGTGAAGCGCATTCCAAATATCCTCATCAGAGAAGTGCAAAGCACTGAAACTCATATGATCTTTCGAGGTTATTTTAATTCCTTTATTATCACTGCCAGAGATCGTAAACCAACGTATATCTTCCCGGTTTCCCATACTTTGAGACCGGACATAATGTTCTTTTTCCATCCCGGTTACAGTCGTTTCATATATACCGAATAACGAAGCCTGCTTCCGGTCACTATAATTTTCTTCGGGCCCCCGTCCGTACCATTTTATAAATTCCGATCCTTCAGGCATAACTATCTGCAAACCTAAACGACGGATTATTCCGCCACCGGACGGTTTTATAAACTGTGCACTGACGTCAATTACTCCATTAGAATAAATATCGTATTTAACGAAATAAGGAATAACAACCTCACCGTCTTTGGTTTTCACCGTTACTTTAAAATCGGTAAATAAGGTTACGAATTTTTCACTGGTATCTACTTTGTAGGTGAACATAGGCCGATCATAAACAGTCTCATAATACGATTGATCCGAGAACTTATCGTTATTTACACTACGATACCAATTCAACACAAATCCTTGGCCACCATAAATCATTTCTTTTTTCCCATACCGAAGTGATGATAAAATACCTGTTTCCGAATCGAAAACAATCCTGGAATCGTCTCCGTTTATTATCAAATCTTTTCCATCACGGGTTACACTTATTTTATTTAAATCTGCTGTCTGGACAGCAGGAATTTCCGGACGGGAATTTAACGGAAATTGTTCCGATGCGACAATATGTCCCGCATCGGCCCAAGTTGCATCATCTTTCAATGAAAACCAAACATTCAGGAAATACTCGCTCCCTGCTTCAATTCGTGTTTTATACGGAACGGTCAAAGTTGTCTTGCCGTTAGCCTCAAGAAATAATGAAGCAACCGTTCCCGATTCTACGGTTATTCCGTTCCGCATCACCGTCCAGCCAATATCGAATTTTTCCAGATTGGTGAAATCATACTTATTCTCTATTTCTATTTTACCTGCATTCAACGCCAAGCCTCTGAACTTTATATACTGA from Barnesiella propionica encodes:
- a CDS encoding MGH1-like glycoside hydrolase domain-containing protein → MKRPLINMLALFICAGCTTAYSQHYFDTSIPNKYVEENQFLKIDADFAEPPAFEEAKPLLPEPSWPARPDVINCYWETWKKSFSNMRQVTKENGFVSPYIFPPFVNKNIFMWDGCFMTMYGRYANNAFKYIRSLDNFYCKQHKDGFICREISMDDGTDCFAKFDVSSTGPNIMPWAEWEYYQSFGDKERLKAVFSPLLAYYQWYRTYRSWPDGSYFSSGWGCGMDNQPRLPEGEQYDPRFSTGFMSWIDINMQQIFCGKILIRMAGILGRENDVKDIEDEVKMLTQYVQKNMWDDKTAFFYDRYRDGSLNYVQSIAAYWSLLADVVPADGKERFIGHLNDPKKFKRVHRVPTLSADAPGYDADGGYWRGAIWASTNYMVLKGLTKFGENALAHEIAMNHVLNVVEVFNETGKLWENYAPEAVGGRSLSEFLGWTALVPTSDLFEYIFGIRPDVPDNTLLIDVRLTDEYGVKKYPFGQGGLLDILCKKRNKETDKPSLSVQTNVPLKIILKWAGGEITKDIKPGKNKL
- a CDS encoding family 43 glycosylhydrolase, translating into MKQILILIFSFFFSGLLLAQKEIVINNLKSRVDTDGNIVDAHDGRIVKYGNRFYWYGTAYGNTSGFSRNSYYQCYSSSDMMNWRREGRLLENPPSGYYYRPHVIYNKKTKKYVLWYNWYPVLWDGKFGVAVSDKPEGPFKIVNTDVKVLNSKYGVGDLALFVDDDDTAYILYNTIEGHKGSIEKLSDNYLKSTLENSGYLTEGCEASAMFKRDGKYYFLIDQTCCFCNEGSGVRVHISDKPMSGFQFKGNINRFPGVPAPALTDGMIAPNMYSMIGRRPDNSFSPVQIDFYNECQIEHLQIYQFTGNRSGTYCGDTLSLKRHDDIAVPQFELLTRQNGEWHEIVTETSVERTSMYNIITLKFKAAGLKSFMLKASANYPYNEIFINEINMYGPDNKIIKPEDKVFAYINNIDPAHSTPMIPAQQTFVMPLETTKGIEYIWMGDLWGSASDNVKGHDQQYWGRPLVFDADGNIEPMMWVDEWHTTVTD